TGtgatttgttggtgcactacatctgtcgacttcgtcttgtatcgagtcttacattgtattgtatagattagggagcgttttacgagaaaataggagattaTATGTGTTTAGTgagcaggtttcgctcatagggatatttaggaagaggtttcgcttatgtgaacaagataggtttcgcttatctggtcatgtggggtttcgcttatgtgtcttGTACATAAGAGCGAAACCACAAGGCCTATATATTGGTGTTCATTTGAGCGAAACCATATCGattgccttgtattccatgccgaagtgctgccggtgtgaagaactgcgtgtaatcgattgttaatcaatacaattagcagttttagtgaaggttcagctgtttctacctccgtttcttgttattccgcacctgaaacgtagttaaacgcctctgaacgactcgttcgggtcggaacacgatcctacaagtggtatcagagctcaggaggaggagttctgcagagattagctggatttcatcttgtttttctttcttctacaccttctttcatcatttcagaaaaTCTTACCGGTcaaaattcgctcaaaattttatatattatagataattggacctagacaaaccctggaaagttttggACCTAAATTCACAGAAAAATGGATCAAATTAACCTCCGATTAGGTTTCACTTATTCGGACATtatgacaactcgaatttccaagattcctatttcgcatttattgcacgttcattttttgtgtagttaattatttgcacaattagttgctatggaattgtatacgctttgatgcaatgaattgtattgtgtgattgtgcatggttgtttgttaaatattgaaagacttgacaaatatatgaacttggcagtgaaactgtgaaattgctgtgagatggtgtgcttgtgtaaaatataataattcagggtgtatagagtaattagtgaaaatttaattatacttaaccctaatcattcactaaacctcacacaagaaacaaggcacgtactttcattctttggttttctctggcaatcatcacatcatcattggcaagctattcatcactttcgattccacatttctctagaatcaatacaaggtaattgctaatgattgtttgttgattatttgattgatatcaattcttgattcttgtaatccttgcaaaccctagttctttatATGATGGTCCTGTATTTACTGAATTGAATCTTGATTATtttgttatgatgatgattagtcgtGAAATCGTTGTTTGATGACAAGATATGCTTGATAGGATAAAGTTGTTAATTGTTAAAGTGATTCCTGTTATGCAATGTACGAATTAGGGTTTGTCCAGATCGTATGAAAaatagaacgtaactgttacaatcgtGATTGCTTGTAGTCTGAGTTTTATGAAATGCATTAAGGATCCGAGTTTCATATGAtgtgtttgtctgagttttgtacaCATGAAtatattgtctgagttttaaaaggGTGTTCATGATCCAAGTTTTTGATATATACTATGTCCGAATATTATGTTGTATTGAGGATCCGACCTTTTTATTTAAGCAAAATGGCCCGACTTTTAATTGCACTTGTTGTCCGATCTTTGTAATGTATATGAGGGTTCCGAATTTTTAAATGAATGGGGATGTGGTCTGAGTTTTAACCCTCCCTcaatgatgtccgagttttaattaatgtcaaagggtccgagtttttggcCCCATACCCTTGGGCCGACTTTAAACCACACAAGGGATCCGAGTTCTTTGACACAagggttgtccgagttttaaaggttagggccccttgtccgacttttgcaTCATAAGAGGGTCCGACTTTTAGGTGTTTCATCTTAGTCCGACTTTTACATAAGGCAGAAGGGGTCCGAGCTTATTTAATGTGTAATGGTCCGACTTTCAATGTCTTTGATTGTCCGAGTTTTGCTTAATCACGTCCGAACTTTAAATGCATACTGTATATGATCTGAGTTGTTGTTATCTGTCAAGTTGTTAAGTGTTTAACACTATCAGATTATTAATTATGCGTAGCCTATCAATACTGGAGGGATATGGTTTCTGTCACGCATGTTAACTGAGTTTAACTATGCATGTTAGTTCTAATAATTCTGATCAACGCAGTTAACACAGTTAAGTTTACCCAGGCTGTTAATGAATAACTAAGTCAAAACAAACTGAGAAAACTCTTGATGTAAAGCTTGAGTTGCATGAATGTGATTAGCTGCTTATGTGATTCATGATGTTAACTGTCAAACGCTTTGTGATATAGATTACCTGCGTATTaattcgaacatgaactgatttattacacgtgcacacaataggacttgactgattacttgtgagtgcataacatagcataccgagcaaaccaaggtgagttcacacccttactaaggcatgggattcccagggtttgggAATGTGTTAGGACCGCTATTTCTAAAATACTAGATTACATGCTAAGCAAGATCTTTCGGACATTGAAATACAATTTTGACACTTAATagaaaatttttacaaaatttgggcatgacccgtttgtaaaacgAGCATACCCCCTGTTTTGACATAACATACAACGTTTACACTACGACCCATTTAACATAAAACCATCCCAACAAAAATGACAAGTTTTCAATTCTAAAACATTTCAACAAAGTTTAACAAGTAATAAACACGACCCAAAAACATGCATATAAGttgcggaagcgcttggtatCGTAAGGCTTGAACATGTGCTCGTCCCATATCTCCAAATCGCCTATAGAGGTGCTTTACCTACGTTAACATTCACAATTTAAAAGGTTAGTTATCTCATGGAAAATCATAACCCTTCGTTTTAGCTTTATACATATAAAACCTTCTCGCTCTTAAGCATACAACAACCCAATAATTGGGTTAGGCATaaccactctcgtagagagtttgacatacacattcgacccgtgtaatcgggtttagcataaacactctcgtagagagttaagcatacacgttcaacccgtgaaattgggtttagcataaacactctcgtagagagttaagcatacacgttcaacccgtgaaattgggtttagcataaacactctcgtagagagttaagcatacacgttcaacccgtgaaattgggtttagcataaactcAACATTACTTTTATTAACATACCCAAATCCACAAGGGATTTGTCGCTTACTTACTACATTGTCACGTTCGTTATACAAGGATAGCTTTacattaaatttaatataaatgggAAATATAATAAAGATTCGTGTAAAACgaaacatacctcgatcttgtacTCCTTCCGCTTGCTTAGTACTTGTACCTTCTTCTTTTACGCCTACATTAGAACATTCATTCCTTCACTTAGTTTGTCAATACTTTTTACTATTCTCATGTACATTCATCTTTTatgcatttcatcgaacacttggtagGCGTCATATTTAAGGTACAAGGTACAAGTCTATTAAGCATGTTCCTACTAACTCATTACAACACAAGAATCATCTTCCCctaatttcacataattttcatTCTAAAATTAGTTTATCTAGCATTCAAGCATCACAACAACTTCATATATCAACTAAAACATGATCATAATCCTTACGAATTTCCTATTAGTAACATAACCCTAATCAAAGTGGGTTTTTCACTACATTTTTCATACAACCTACAATCAAACATAATTCTTGCCCTAGAAGGTAATTTACATCTCAGATTTCCCTATTCTAATACAAGAAATCGAGATTGGGATTATCCCCTCATCCTACAATTCAAGATTTTTCAGAAATTGAACTTACCACTTAAGAGATTAGGGTTAGCTAATCACAATTTAGAGAACATGCATCAGATTGGCTCATGAATTTGGAttgattcacttgattctttgaACTAGGGTTTCCCCTTCCTTTGGCCTTGTTTGATCGCAGAGAACTCCCACACACGTACTGTGTGTGGGGTTTTTCTTAATTGTTATATTTAACTATCAAATTTTGATAGTTACAACCTTGACCCCTCTATTTTCATCTTAATTAAATTTAGGCATCATTTCTTTACTATTAGATTTAATCTTATGTTTATtcaatatttttggggtgttacaagtctaccccccttaaaagaggtttcgtccccgaaacctgaacATAATTTAAATTTTTGACATACCGAAAAGAAAAGGATAGTGTCTCCTCATTTCATCTTCGGCTTCCCACGTAAGATCCGAACCCTTCCGGTGCCGCCATTGTACCAGCACCTGTTTAACAGCCTTGTTGCGGAGATTCTTCACCTTGAAATCTCTAATGGCTATGGGTCTCTCTACATAGTTTAACCTCTCGTCTAACTCAATGTCATCGAGAGGTACTAATGCTGTGTCATCCGCGAGACATTTCCTCAATTGAGACACGTGGAAGGTACTATGAATCCCGTCTAGAGCAGGCGGTAATTCTAGTCGATACGCAACCCTTCCAACCCGAGCCAAAATTTTAAACGGCCCAATGTATCGAGGACCTAGCTTTCCCCGTTTGCGAAAACGgattatacccttccatggggacacTTTTAGCAAGACaaaatctccgacttggaattcgaTGGGACGCTTTCTCTTGTCTGCATAAGCTTTTTGCCGATCTTGAGCTGCTTTCAACCTTGTTCTAACCATTTCGATCTTTTCATTCGTTATTGCTATTAAATCACTTGGTGCAAGTTCTCTTTGTCCTACTTcaccccaacatacgggagtcctACATTTCCTCCCGTAAAGTAGCTcgtaaggtgccatttgaataccactatggtaactgttattataagaaaattcgacCAGTGGCAATTGGTCGTCCCAGCTTCCCCCAAAATCTAAGGCACACGCCCTCAACATATCAATGagtgtttgaatggttctttctgactggccgtcagtttgagggtggTAGGCGGTACTAATGTGCAACTTCGTACCCACACTCTCGTGGAACTTTCGCCAGTAACGAGAAGTAAATCTAGTGTCCCGATCCGAGACAATCGACACGGGCACTCCATGACGGGATATGATCTCGTTCATATAAATTTCTGCTATCTTCTCGGAAGAGTAAGCTTCTTTGATGGGTAAAAAGTGAGCGCTTTTTGTaagtcggtctacgattacccatattgtatcgtgccctttctttgttttaggaagcttggttatcaaatccatcgttagttcctcccacttccataccggtATCTCCAAAGGTTGTAACTTCCCgtacggcttttgatgttctgctttcacTTGGGAGCATGTTAAGCATTTCGCGACGTATTTAACTATGTCAcgcttcatacccggccaccaatagttGGCTTTCAAGTCCCGGTACATTTTTGTAGCCCCCGGATGGAccgaatatcgagacttatgtgcCTCGTCGAGCAAGGCAGCCTTGACTTCACAGAATCGTGGGATCCAAATTCGGCCGAACCGTGTCTTAAGCCCGGTCGAATTCTCTTCTAGATCATCGATCACACCTTTTAATCTTTCCCTCTTCAGGTCTTCCGCTCCGAGCGACTTCATTTGGGATTCGCGGATCGCCTCGAGTAATCGTGGCGTAACTATCATCTTCATGGATTTCACTCTTATGGGAGATGGATACTCTTTACGGCTTAACGCATCggctactacatttgcctttcctgggtggtagaggatatcacaatcataatccttGATAAGTTCCAGCCATCTCCGCTGCCTCATATTTAGGTCTCTCTGTTCGAAGAAAtatttaaggcttttgtggtccGAGTAGATGGTGCATTTTGccccatataaataatgcctccaaatctttaatgcaaacactaccgctgctaattccaagtcgtgtgtggGGTAGTTCACCTCATGAGGcttcaattgtcgcgaagcataagcgataactCTCCCTCTTTGCATTAGAACACAACCCAATCCCTGGTGTGAAGCGTCTGAATAGACCACCAGATCTTCGGTTCCGTCTGGTAGTGTTAAGATCGGGGGACTTGATAGTTTTTCTTTTAACATTCGAAAAGCCTCCTCCTGTTCTTTCTCCCATAcaaacttctctttctttcttgtcaATTTTGTTAAGGGCaaggctatcttggaaaaatcttgtatgaatcttctgtaatatcccgcaagacccagaaaacttcttatctctgtCGGGTTTTTCGGAGAAACCCACTTCATTACAGCATCAATCTTTGAAGGATCAACCAAAACACCCTCCGAATTTATTACGTGCCCCAGAAACTGCACTTCCCTAAGCCAAAAggcgcattttgaaaattttgcgtaGAGCTTCTCCTTACGGAGAACTTCAAGTACTTCACGCAAGTGTACTGCATGTTCATCTTTGCTTCGTGAATAAAccagaatatcatctatgaatacAATCACAGACCTATCCAACATGGGTCGGCATacacggttcataaggtccataaaagCCGCCGGCGCATTTGTTAACCCGaaggacataactaaaaattcataatgtccgtaacgggttctaaatgcggtctttggaatgtcttcttctcgtactctaacctgatggtaccccgatcgcagatctatcttggagaaccaactcgccccttgtaactgatcaaaaaggtcgtcaattctaggtaaagggtagcggttctttatgGTTAGCTTATttaactccctatagtcgatgcacatgcgcatcgacccgtctttctttttaacaaataagacgggtgctccccaaggcgacacacttGGGCGTATAAAGCCCTTGTCTAGGAGGTCTTGTATTTGTGTCATTAATTCCCGCATTTCCGTGGGAGCTAATCTATAGGGAGCCTTCGCGACCGGTTTCGCACCCGGATTCAATTCGATATTGAATTCCACTTCTCGCTCGGGAGGGAGTCCCGGCAATTCTTCCGGGAATACATCCAGAAATTCGTTCACAACTTCTACATCTTCAAGCTTTGGGAGGCTTTGTTGAGTATTTACTACGTAAGCTAAATATGCTCTACTCCCATTGAGCACGTACTTAGTGGCTTGAACGAGAGTACATAGCTTCGCTTCCATCTTTCTTTCGCCTTGTACATTTAATCGTCTTCCACTTGGAGTTTGGAGAAGTATAGATTTGGTTTCACATTTTATCTCTGCATGGTTTTGAGAcatccaatccatacccactattacTTTGAATTCCCCCAAGATCATGGGGATACGATCAATAGCaaactcctcatcctcaatggtcAATTTGCAATTCTTACATATTTCGTGCAACAAGTAATTTTTATTGTctgctatctctacttctaagggcatcgACATTCGTTCAATCTTAAAGGATGGATGTTGAACAATTTCACTAGAGATAAACGACATGGTAGCTCCGGTATCAAACAAAACGTAAACCGGTATAGAATTTATTAGAAaaatacctgagaccacatttgGATGGGACTTGGCTTCTTCAGACGTGATCTGAAACATTCTCCCCTTTGCCCTAGAACCCTCTTGCTTCCTATCTTCTTTCTTTGACCCTTGTTGAAGCTTTGGACATTCCgacttgatatgccctttttcgaAACAGTTGAAACAAGTCTTTGGGTTATCCGGGCATTGATAGGACGAATGCCCCTCCTTACCACATTTAAAGCACCCCTTCTTACCTAGCAAACACTCTCCGGTATGGAGCTTTCCACACGTCTTGCATGGTGTAATCCCACCCTTCGACTTACCCTTTCTTCCTTGATCCTGAAACTTCCCCTTTTTGGATGGACTAAAACTTGCACCTTTTTCACTCGGCCTCTTTTCACCTCGCTCCTCTTGCCTTTTAATTTCGATCTCTCTATCCCGCGCTAAATCAATGAGCTCTTCAAGAGTTTCACATTTTGAGGGAGTGATGAACTCTCTAACTTCTGCTTTTAACACGCCATAAAAACGACTTATCTTCATCCTCTCGGTTGTTACCAATTCTccacagaacttcatcttatccataaaatTGTTTGCTATTTCATTCACTGATTCGTTTTTCTGCCGGAGGCGTAAGAAATCCTCCTGAATCTTGTCGATAGCCGACTGAGGACAATGATATCTCATGAAGGGCCCCTTAAACTCCTGCCAAGCCATAACTTGCAGTCTGTCTTCGTCTACCTCCTTGCTGTGAGCATCCCACCAATCCTTCGCCTGATGGGTTAGTAAACCGGTAGcaaacatcacttgatcctccttATCACACCGACTTCGTATAAAGACCGCCTCTATGTTCGAGATCCATCTTTGACATTCAACAGGATCTATTTTACCGTCATACGTCGTCGGATGGCATGCCATAAAATCCTTATAAGTGCACCTTCGTTCCTTACCTCTACCCTTGGATCCTTCGATTAATTCTTTCAATTCTTCAAACCTACTGGTCATCATAGCATCCACCACACCCAGAACTCGGCTTTCTACTTCTTGAGCCAACCGTGGTAGATTGGCTTGTATAACCCCTTCCGCTACTTCAGTGACTCTGTTCTCGAATGCTTCTTGTCTAGCCGCATCATTGttattatcattatcatcattGATATTTCTTGCATCGGCCATCTACACAACATCACATTTATATTTAACACAACTAACAAGCTTTCATTACGTCATAGTTCATTAATCCAAGTTTATTTCATCCACCTTCCCTTAGTTGAATTTACTTGCCTTTTTAAATTCTTACTATTCGTTCATATTATTCGACTCGTCACCTCCGATTATTTCGAGTTCATCACTTCATAATTTCTATTTATGGTTCCCCATACTTATGAAGTCCCACATGGACTTTTCATCACAATTTAGTAGGCTTTCAATTGATACGGGAACTTAGAATGTGTAAAAACAAGGCAGATCAGCGAACCAGACCCACgctagccgtcggcgacggcagggtagcccgtcggcgacggctcttAAAAGTGGGCGTCGGGTAAAAAGGTCCGTAGACAGGAActtaggccgtcggccaaaatAAGGCGTCGGCGACGGACATacagggcgtcggcgacggccttcccCTGATCGTTTCGCTGCAActtcatttttttgtgttttaaccCACTTCCAGGTCCGTACCAGC
This is a stretch of genomic DNA from Helianthus annuus cultivar XRQ/B chromosome 16, HanXRQr2.0-SUNRISE, whole genome shotgun sequence. It encodes these proteins:
- the LOC110919318 gene encoding uncharacterized protein LOC110919318, producing the protein MAPYELLYGRKCRTPVCWGEVGQRELAPSDLIAITNEKIEMVRTRLKAAQDRQKAYADKRKRPIEFQVGDFVLLKVSPWKGIIRFRKRGKLGPRYIGPFKILARVGRVAYRLELPPALDGIHSTFHVSQLRKCLADDTALVPLDDIELDERLNYVERPIAIRDFKVKNLRNKAVKQVLVQWRHRKGSDLTWEAEDEMRRHYPFLFGMSKI